A DNA window from Acidobacteriota bacterium contains the following coding sequences:
- a CDS encoding acyl-CoA dehydrogenase, producing MSTVATPVPAATAAAPLTRLAEDERLLRASVRAFAEAEIAPLARRMDAEGSMPRELIDRLFGLGVMGIEIPERWGGAGGHFFLSVLAVEELARVDPAVAVVCDVQNTLVINAILRWGSEEQHNRLLPALAARAVGAYALSEAASGSDAFSLTTRAVRDGDHWVLTGRKLWITNAAEADWFIVFATVDPAAGYRGITAFLVGRGFEGFAVGRKEDKLGIRASSTCELSLDACRVPAANVLGEVGRGYKVAIETLNEGRIGIAAQMVGLAQGALDHTLRYVQERRQFGSAIADFQAVQFQLAQAATEIEAARLQTYNAARLRDAGEPFLTEGAMAKLFSSQVAERVSSLAVQLFGGVGYTKDYPVEKLYRDAKIGQIYEGTSNLQLQTIAKQLLRRR from the coding sequence AACCGCCGCCGCCCCGCTCACGCGCCTCGCGGAGGACGAACGCCTGCTGCGCGCGAGCGTGCGGGCATTCGCCGAGGCCGAGATCGCTCCCCTCGCGCGCCGCATGGACGCCGAGGGCAGCATGCCCCGCGAGCTCATCGACCGGCTCTTCGGGCTCGGCGTCATGGGCATCGAGATCCCGGAGCGCTGGGGCGGCGCGGGCGGGCACTTCTTCCTCTCGGTCCTCGCGGTGGAGGAGCTCGCACGCGTCGACCCCGCCGTCGCGGTGGTCTGCGACGTGCAGAACACCCTCGTCATCAACGCGATCCTGCGGTGGGGCTCGGAAGAACAGCACAACCGGCTGCTGCCCGCCCTGGCCGCGCGCGCGGTGGGCGCCTACGCCCTGTCGGAGGCGGCTTCCGGCAGCGACGCGTTCTCCCTGACGACGCGCGCGGTCCGCGACGGCGACCACTGGGTGCTGACCGGCCGCAAGCTCTGGATCACGAACGCGGCCGAGGCCGACTGGTTCATCGTGTTCGCCACCGTCGACCCGGCGGCGGGCTACCGGGGCATCACGGCGTTTCTCGTCGGACGCGGCTTCGAAGGCTTCGCCGTCGGCAGGAAGGAGGACAAGCTCGGCATCCGCGCCAGCAGCACCTGCGAGCTGTCGCTCGACGCCTGCCGCGTTCCCGCCGCCAACGTCCTCGGCGAGGTCGGCCGCGGCTACAAGGTGGCCATCGAGACGCTCAACGAAGGACGCATCGGGATCGCGGCGCAGATGGTGGGCCTCGCGCAGGGCGCGCTCGACCACACGCTGCGCTACGTGCAGGAACGCAGGCAGTTCGGGAGCGCCATCGCCGACTTCCAGGCCGTGCAGTTCCAGCTCGCGCAGGCCGCCACCGAGATCGAGGCCGCGCGCCTCCAGACGTACAACGCCGCCCGCCTGCGCGACGCCGGCGAGCCCTTCCTGACCGAGGGAGCCATGGCCAAGCTCTTCAGCTCGCAGGTGGCCGAGCGGGTCAGCTCCCTGGCCGTGCAGCTCTTCGGGGGTGTCGGCTACACGAAGGACTACCCGGTGGAGAAGCTGTACCGGGACGCCAAGATCGGCCAGATCTACGAGGGGACGTCGAACCTTCAGCTTCAGACCATCGCCAAGCAATTGCTGCGCCGCCGCTGA